One genomic window of Glycine max cultivar Williams 82 chromosome 16, Glycine_max_v4.0, whole genome shotgun sequence includes the following:
- the LOC100813341 gene encoding RING-H2 finger protein ATL8 — protein MTRGLRLLQSAAAPPPEAAAAVESDFVVILAALLCALICVVGLVAIARCAWLRRGPVAGSGSGAGESPATANKGLKKKVVNSLPKFTYAGGGDRCKWSECAICLTEFGAGDEIRVLPQCGHGFHVACVDTWLASHSSCPSCRAPFAVTARCHKCGHFPAVSAAAASESKAVGGDNAADSTANANRNNVIITNGFSNYGFLP, from the coding sequence ATGACACGAGGGCTGAGACTCCTCCAATCCGCGGCGGCGCCACCGCCGGAGGCCGCCGCAGCCGTCGAGTCGGACTTCGTAGTGATCCTGGCGGCGCTCCTCTGCGCCCTCATATGCGTGGTGGGCCTCGTTGCCATCGCGCGCTGCGCCTGGCTCCGCCGGGGACCCGTCGCCGGCTCCGGCTCTGGTGCCGGAGAATCGCCGGCGACGGCGAACAAGGGCCTCAAGAAGAAAGTGGTGAATTCACTGCCGAAGTTCACCTACGCCGGCGGCGGCGACCGGTGCAAGTGGTCGGAGTGCGCGATTTGCCTGACGGAGTTCGGCGCCGGCGACGAGATCCGGGTGCTGCCGCAGTGCGGCCACGGGTTCCACGTGGCGTGTGTCGACACGTGGCTCGCGTCGCACTCCTCGTGTCCCTCGTGTCGCGCGCCGTTTGCCGTCACCGCGCGCTGCCATAAGTGCGGCCATTTTCCGGCGGTTTCCGCAGCCGCCGCATCGGAGTCCAAGGCCGTCGGCGGCGACAATGCTGCCGATAGCACTGCGAATGCGAATCGTAATAATGTTATTATTACGAATGGATTTAGTAATTACGGTTTCTTGCCTTGA
- the LOC106796435 gene encoding uncharacterized protein, translating to MAAISGSIPANLPILMGKNYENWKIQISVVMRFQGVWEFVEEGYIPVGERAIDEQKVVGREKEKTDCKALFILHQSVDAANFEKIAMAQTSKEAWDILEKSHDGATKTKKIKLQTLRRQYELLQMEKNESVVEYITKVQTAVNSMKGYGEKIIVQSVVEKVLRTMPPKFDHIVVAIEESKNLEELSLEELQGSLESHEQRMNERINEKKSEKALQAQSNPKKHSDRWKKEKTEWKSNKWRGNHNSDKDHKKGRGSNSQNSSNRKKFDKRSIQCFNYQKFGHFADECYRKPNNKREPKGNDAKLAQEENEDIEQYLDIGCSTHMTGRRKWFLNLDQSVKSQVKFANDRTLSAEGIGKVLSKQRMEVSLASLIDLIQLNSREMVLGLPQIKPPSETESLGGNRYFISFIDELTKKVWVYLIRRKSDVFEVLGKFKNMAEKQSGSLIKILRTNVVVNMFLQNFKNFVIRKA from the exons ATGGCTGCAATATCTGGCTCAATTCCTGCAAATCTACCAATTCTCATGGGAAAGAACTACGAAAATTGGAAGATTCAGATCAGCGTGGTGATGCGATTCCAAGGGGTTTGGGAGTTCGTAGAAGAAGGTTATATACCTGTGGGAGAGAGAGCAATAGATGAACAAAAGGTTGTTGgtagagaaaaggaaaagacagATTGCAAGGCACTTTTCATTTTGCACCAAAGTGTAGATGCTGCTAACTTTGAAAAGATAGCAATGGCTCAAACCTCTAAAGAAGCATGGGACATTCTTGAGAAATCTCATGATGGAGCCACAAAAACCAAGAAGATCAAGTTGCAAACTCTGAGGAGACAATATGAACTACTACAAATGGAAAAGAATGAATCAGTTGTTGAGTACATCACAAAAGTACAGACAGCGGTGAATTCAATGAAGGGCTATGGAGAAAAGATAATTGTGCAATCAGTTGTAGAGAAGGTGCTTAGAACCATGCCACCCAAGTTCGACCATATTGTGGTAGCCATCGAGGAATCCAAAAATCTTGAAGAGCTTAGCCTAGAGGAATTGCAAGGATCTTTGGAATCTCATGAGCAAAGAATGAATGAAAGGATCAATGAGAAGAAAAGTGAAAAAGCCTTGCAAGCACAGTCTAATCCAAAGAAGCATAGTGATAgatggaagaaagagaaaactGAATGGAAGAGCAATAAATGGAGGGGAAATCATAACAGTGATAAGGACCACAAGAAAGGAAGGGGATCCAATTCCCAAAACTCTTCTAATAGAAAGAAGTTCGACAAAAGAAGTATTCAATGCTTTAACTATCAAAAGTTTGGGCACTTTGCTGATGAGTGTTACAGAAAACCCAATAACAAAAGAGAACCTAAAGGCAATGATGCAAAATTGGCtcaagaagaaaatgaggaCATTGAACAG TACCTAGACATAGGTTGCTCAACTCATATGACAGGAAGAAGAAAGTGGTTTCTCAACCTTGATCAATCTGTGAAGAGCCAAGTCAAATTTGCTAATGATAGAACTTTGAGTGCTGAAGGAATTGGGAAGGTCCTATCAAAACAAAGGATGGAGGTCAGTCTTGCATCACTGAT agatcTGATTCAGCTAAACTCAAGAGAAATGGTGTTGGGTTTGCCTCAGATCAAGCCTCCTAGTGAA ACTGAATCTCTTGGTGGAAACAGATACTTCATATCCTTTATTGATGAATTGACCAAGAAAGTATGGGTTTATCTAATAAGAAGGAAGAGTGATGTCTTTGAAGTCTTAGGGAAGTTCAAAAATATGGCAGAAAAGCAAAGTGGCTCATTGATCAAGATATTGAGAACAAATGTGGTGGTGAATATGTTTCTGCAAAATTTCAAGAATTTTGTGATCAGGAAGGCATAA